A window of Rickettsiales bacterium contains these coding sequences:
- the rpsK gene encoding 30S ribosomal protein S11 yields the protein MNTKTQTQEKETKNSAAKPAKKKVKKNVSRGVVHINASFNNTIVTITDQTGNAIAWSTSGACGFKGSRKSTPYAAQVATEKAAKQAQEFGLITVDVLIKGVGAGRESALRALQSCGFNVNSIKDITGVPHNGCRAPKRRRV from the coding sequence ATGAATACTAAAACGCAAACTCAAGAAAAAGAAACCAAAAATTCAGCCGCTAAGCCAGCTAAAAAGAAGGTTAAAAAGAATGTATCTAGGGGTGTAGTTCACATTAATGCCTCATTTAACAACACTATTGTTACAATTACTGACCAAACTGGTAATGCAATAGCTTGGTCAACATCTGGTGCTTGTGGCTTCAAAGGCTCAAGAAAATCAACACCTTATGCCGCTCAAGTTGCAACTGAAAAAGCTGCCAAACAAGCTCAAGAGTTCGGCTTAATAACGGTTGATGTTCTTATAAAGGGCGTTGGTGCAGGTAGGGAATCAGCATTAAGAGCGTTACAATCATGTGGCTTTAATGTTAATTCTATCAAGGACATAACTGGTGTTCCTCACAATGGCTGTAGAGCCCCTAAGAGAAGAAGAGTATAA
- a CDS encoding DNA-directed RNA polymerase subunit alpha, with protein MSALISKNWRELIKPSKVNFKEQTNKKAVIVIEPLERGFGLTLGNALRRVLLSSLQGAAVTAIKIDGVLHEFSSISGVKEDVVDIILNIKSLNIISHANDKRTLKLKAVGPCAVTAGMITETNEVNIVNKDLVICHLDAGASLDMDLVVETGKGYIPANQNKPKEASIGVIPIDALFSPVQKVSYKVEETRVGQVTDYDRLILTVETNGAVKPEDAIAFTAKIIQDQLQVFINFQEVEEIKEVRDELPFNKNLLKKVDELELSVRSANCLKNENIVYIGDLVRKTEGEMLRTPNFGRKSLNEIKEVLSEMGLRFGMEVFGWPPENIDDLAKKYEDPFKN; from the coding sequence ATGTCTGCATTAATATCTAAAAACTGGAGAGAGCTAATTAAACCATCTAAAGTTAATTTCAAAGAGCAAACAAACAAAAAAGCAGTTATAGTTATTGAGCCTTTAGAAAGAGGTTTTGGTTTAACACTTGGTAACGCATTACGCAGGGTTTTACTTTCATCTTTACAAGGTGCGGCTGTTACGGCTATTAAAATTGATGGCGTTCTTCACGAATTCTCATCAATCTCAGGCGTTAAAGAAGATGTTGTTGATATTATACTTAATATTAAGTCATTGAATATTATATCACATGCCAATGATAAAAGAACTCTTAAACTTAAAGCTGTTGGCCCTTGTGCGGTTACTGCGGGTATGATTACTGAAACAAATGAAGTTAATATAGTAAATAAAGATTTGGTAATTTGCCACCTAGATGCAGGTGCTTCACTTGACATGGATTTAGTTGTTGAAACTGGCAAAGGTTACATTCCAGCAAATCAAAATAAGCCTAAAGAAGCTTCCATTGGCGTTATTCCTATTGATGCATTGTTTAGCCCTGTTCAGAAAGTTTCTTATAAAGTTGAAGAAACTCGTGTTGGTCAAGTTACAGATTATGATAGATTAATTCTCACTGTTGAAACTAATGGGGCAGTTAAGCCAGAGGATGCAATTGCATTTACTGCAAAAATTATTCAGGATCAACTTCAGGTATTCATTAACTTCCAAGAAGTTGAAGAAATCAAAGAAGTTAGAGATGAGCTTCCATTTAACAAAAACCTTCTTAAGAAAGTTGATGAGCTTGAGCTTTCAGTTCGCTCTGCAAACTGCCTCAAAAATGAGAATATCGTTTATATTGGTGATTTAGTTCGTAAAACTGAAGGTGAGATGTTAAGAACTCCTAATTTTGGTCGCAAATCACTTAATGAAATTAAGGAAGTTCTATCAGAAATGGGCTTGAGATTTGGTATGGAAGTTTTCGGTTGGCCACCTGAGAACATTGATGATCTTGCTAAGAAATATGAAGACCCTTTCAAGAACTAA
- the rplQ gene encoding 50S ribosomal protein L17: MKHRIKQKKLNRKEGHRDSTLSNLACSLIEHEQIKTGLVKAKALKSYVEKLITLGKQGDLAAKKRAFSVLKKETAVKKLFSEVAERYKTRKGGYTRVIKFGFRQGDSCPMAIIELVDRNILAKGKADIERVEAERAELSKVA; encoded by the coding sequence ATGAAACACAGAATTAAACAAAAAAAATTAAATAGAAAGGAAGGGCATAGGGATTCTACTCTTTCAAATTTAGCTTGCTCGCTTATTGAGCATGAGCAAATTAAAACAGGTTTAGTGAAGGCAAAAGCTCTTAAATCTTATGTTGAGAAGTTAATCACTCTAGGTAAACAAGGTGATCTAGCTGCTAAAAAAAGAGCTTTTTCAGTTCTTAAAAAAGAAACAGCAGTTAAAAAACTTTTTTCTGAAGTTGCTGAGAGATATAAAACTCGTAAAGGTGGTTATACTAGAGTTATTAAATTCGGCTTTAGACAAGGTGATTCTTGCCCGATGGCGATAATAGAACTTGTCGATAGAAATATTCTAGCAAAAGGTAAAGCGGACATTGAAAGGGTTGAAGCTGAAAGAGCGGAACTTTCTAAAGTTGCCTAA
- the pal gene encoding peptidoglycan-associated lipoprotein Pal has protein sequence MKNILTLAILALSISTTSCSWFKKDKPNPDATYEDGALLNSQNVDSSNIVPLDNASTDASAQQGLNVASQEELIAVAGDRVFFATDSSSLSSDAQATLSRQANWLTQNQNVNVTIEGHCDERGTREYNIALGERRANAVKDFLVNRGVNPARVNTISYGKEFPEFLGSTEASWSKNRRGVTVVN, from the coding sequence ATGAAAAATATACTTACTCTTGCTATCCTAGCTTTATCAATTTCAACTACTTCTTGCTCTTGGTTCAAAAAAGATAAGCCAAATCCCGATGCAACTTATGAAGATGGTGCATTATTAAACTCTCAGAATGTTGATTCTAGCAATATAGTTCCTCTTGATAACGCTAGCACTGATGCTTCAGCTCAACAAGGCTTAAATGTTGCAAGCCAGGAAGAGTTAATTGCGGTTGCAGGTGATAGAGTTTTCTTCGCAACTGATAGTTCATCTTTATCTTCTGATGCTCAAGCGACATTATCTCGTCAAGCTAATTGGTTAACTCAAAACCAGAATGTAAATGTTACTATTGAAGGACATTGCGATGAGCGTGGAACACGTGAATATAATATTGCACTTGGTGAAAGAAGGGCAAATGCAGTCAAGGATTTCCTAGTAAATCGTGGTGTGAACCCTGCTAGAGTTAATACTATCTCTTATGGTAAAGAATTCCCTGAATTCCTTGGTTCTACAGAGGCTTCTTGGTCTAAAAATCGTAGAGGCGTTACGGTTGTAAACTAA
- the tilS gene encoding tRNA lysidine(34) synthetase TilS, translated as MEVKISKNYFTNIKNFAIAVSGGLDSMALAFLVKKQFPKLKFTALIVDHKFRRESTKEANEVKKYLEKNDVNAVVLTPLTINHQPSTISEESLRNLRYNLITKYCKENNIKNVFLAHHKDDNVETFLMRLERGSGLQGLSAIKEKSSINGINFIRPLLNYSKNDLKNFLIENKIKWFEDSSNQNQKFTRNKIRTALQDISDYDLLSNRINSVIENISRANDFIEIETENFFKKLCKNIFDNIYEISLNDFINLHSEIAFRIIKKILLEISQNIRKTKENIIENNELRFDSIKNIYLKICIKKNFSMTYNFCEIMLENDKIYFFPELSKISSFTPIGKKNLDEFKKKNPKLKNIHYKLLRTLDNNYFNK; from the coding sequence ATGGAAGTAAAAATTTCTAAAAATTATTTTACTAATATTAAAAATTTTGCAATCGCTGTTTCTGGCGGCTTAGATAGTATGGCTTTAGCTTTTTTAGTCAAAAAGCAATTTCCAAAATTAAAATTTACTGCACTTATTGTTGATCACAAATTCCGCAGAGAATCAACTAAGGAGGCCAATGAAGTAAAAAAATACTTAGAAAAAAATGATGTAAACGCTGTTGTTCTAACTCCATTAACTATCAACCATCAACCATCAACTATAAGTGAGGAATCTCTCAGAAATCTTCGCTACAACCTTATTACAAAATATTGCAAAGAAAATAATATAAAAAATGTTTTTCTGGCACATCATAAAGATGATAATGTTGAAACTTTCTTAATGAGGCTTGAGCGTGGTTCGGGCTTGCAAGGGCTTTCTGCAATTAAAGAAAAATCTTCAATTAATGGAATAAATTTCATTCGCCCACTTCTAAATTATTCTAAAAATGATCTAAAAAATTTCTTGATTGAAAATAAAATTAAATGGTTTGAGGACTCATCTAACCAGAATCAGAAATTCACTAGAAACAAGATTAGAACAGCTTTGCAAGACATTTCTGATTATGACTTACTTTCTAATAGAATTAACTCAGTGATTGAAAATATTTCAAGAGCCAATGATTTTATAGAAATTGAAACTGAAAATTTTTTCAAAAAATTATGCAAAAATATTTTTGATAATATTTATGAAATTTCCTTAAATGATTTTATAAATTTACACAGCGAAATTGCCTTTAGAATTATAAAAAAAATTCTTTTAGAAATATCCCAAAACATCAGAAAAACTAAGGAAAATATAATTGAAAATAATGAATTGCGTTTTGATTCAATAAAAAATATTTACTTAAAAATTTGCATTAAGAAAAATTTTTCTATGACTTATAATTTTTGTGAAATTATGCTGGAAAATGATAAAATTTATTTTTTCCCTGAGCTTTCAAAAATAAGTTCATTTACTCCTATTGGTAAAAAAAATTTAGATGAATTTAAGAAAAAAAATCCAAAACTTAAAAACATTCATTACAAATTATTAAGAACACTAGATAATAATTATTTTAATAAATAG
- the ftsH gene encoding ATP-dependent zinc metalloprotease FtsH — MNNFGKNILLWIIIIVSLGFFYDQMNQESTMSTLNFSDFISSVEKGNVQSVRIQDNFISGKFSDGTSFTTYSPNYPSLAEKLQVAGVVIDARPQDSSGGFLMSLLASAFPILLLVGLWFLMMKQMGGGKGGGAFGFGRSKARMLTEKDGVIKFADVAGIDEAKEEVQEIVEFLKDPQKFTALGGKIPKGVLLSGSPGTGKTLLARAIAGEAGVPFFSISGSDFVEMFVGVGASRVRDMFDQARRHAPCIVFIDEIDAVGRHRGAGMGGGNDEREQTLNQLLVEMDGFSPTAGIIIVAATNRPDVLDPALLRPGRFDRQVVVPLPDINGREQILKIHTQKIPVAPDVNLMTIARGTPGFSGADLANLCNEAALIAARRNKKLITMREIEYAKDKVMMGAERKSMVMDNEEKKLTAYHEAGHAIVGMYAPGCDPIHKATIIPRGRALGMVMRLPEKDKYSVTRQKMKSDMAMAMGGRVAEELIFGYDKVTSGASSDIQYASNMARSMVKKWGMSDKVGPVFHGDDNENPFLGYSLGKKDAVSEETLNLIDDEVKSLVNEAYEYAKKLLNEHIEKLHQLANSLMEYETLTGPEIQDLFDGKLNKPTLGSNDNNPAEIKKTSFA, encoded by the coding sequence ATGAATAATTTTGGAAAAAATATTTTACTATGGATTATAATAATTGTTTCGCTTGGCTTTTTTTATGATCAAATGAATCAAGAAAGCACAATGTCAACGCTTAATTTTTCTGATTTTATCTCAAGCGTTGAAAAGGGAAATGTTCAATCTGTTCGCATTCAGGATAATTTTATTAGTGGCAAATTTTCTGATGGAACAAGCTTTACAACATACTCCCCTAATTATCCAAGTTTAGCTGAAAAACTTCAAGTTGCGGGAGTTGTCATTGATGCTCGTCCGCAAGATAGTTCAGGCGGATTTCTAATGAGTTTGCTTGCTTCTGCTTTTCCAATTTTGCTTTTAGTGGGTTTATGGTTTTTAATGATGAAACAAATGGGCGGTGGTAAAGGTGGAGGTGCGTTTGGGTTTGGTCGCTCTAAAGCTCGTATGCTTACTGAAAAAGATGGCGTTATTAAATTCGCAGATGTTGCAGGTATTGACGAAGCGAAAGAGGAGGTGCAGGAGATTGTTGAGTTCTTAAAAGATCCTCAAAAATTCACAGCTCTTGGTGGAAAAATTCCAAAAGGAGTGTTGCTTTCAGGTAGCCCCGGAACAGGCAAAACCTTGCTTGCAAGGGCTATTGCTGGGGAGGCTGGTGTGCCTTTTTTCTCAATTTCAGGCTCTGATTTTGTGGAAATGTTTGTTGGTGTTGGTGCAAGCCGTGTTCGTGATATGTTTGATCAGGCAAGAAGGCACGCACCTTGCATCGTTTTTATTGACGAGATTGATGCAGTAGGCCGTCATAGAGGCGCTGGAATGGGTGGTGGAAATGATGAGCGAGAGCAAACTCTAAACCAGCTTTTAGTTGAAATGGACGGGTTTTCGCCAACTGCTGGAATAATAATCGTTGCTGCTACAAACCGCCCTGATGTGCTTGATCCAGCTTTACTTCGCCCAGGAAGGTTTGATAGGCAAGTTGTTGTGCCATTGCCAGATATTAACGGCAGGGAGCAAATTCTAAAAATACACACTCAAAAAATCCCTGTAGCACCGGATGTTAATTTAATGACGATTGCTCGAGGAACACCAGGTTTTTCTGGTGCAGATTTGGCAAATTTATGTAACGAAGCCGCACTTATTGCAGCTAGAAGAAATAAAAAACTCATAACAATGCGAGAGATAGAATACGCCAAAGATAAAGTTATGATGGGTGCAGAAAGAAAATCAATGGTAATGGATAATGAGGAGAAGAAACTCACCGCCTATCACGAAGCAGGACATGCTATTGTTGGAATGTATGCTCCCGGTTGCGATCCAATACACAAGGCAACAATTATCCCTCGTGGGCGAGCTTTAGGAATGGTTATGCGACTGCCAGAGAAGGATAAATATTCGGTTACTCGCCAAAAAATGAAATCAGATATGGCTATGGCGATGGGTGGCAGAGTAGCTGAAGAGCTTATTTTTGGCTATGATAAAGTTACAAGCGGTGCATCATCTGATATTCAATATGCCTCAAATATGGCGCGTTCTATGGTGAAAAAATGGGGTATGAGTGATAAAGTTGGCCCAGTATTTCACGGCGATGATAATGAAAACCCGTTTTTAGGATATTCGCTTGGCAAAAAAGATGCAGTTTCTGAGGAAACACTTAATTTAATTGATGATGAAGTAAAATCTCTAGTTAATGAAGCCTATGAATATGCAAAAAAATTGCTAAATGAACACATTGAAAAGCTTCATCAATTAGCTAATTCACTTATGGAATATGAAACTCTAACAGGGCCAGAAATCCAAGATTTATTTGATGGCAAGTTGAATAAGCCAACGCTTGGCTCAAATGATAATAACCCTGCGGAAATCAAAAAAACCTCTTTTGCATAA
- a CDS encoding transporter substrate-binding domain-containing protein — translation MLKKIFILFILFLIPINSHSEEKIERVIIAADEWCPYNCIPNSKYEGVLVEIARQALKEHNIEVKYITMPWARAVEQARLGKIDAVFGASKPDTPDFIFPKTPQQKMVNAFYVTDKNKDWKYEGIKSLENMSIGVINGYSYGNKELDDYILKNSDYISKVQVANGDEPQFQNLVKLKRSRIDAVIEDENVMKYILKKYKIDGVFKSEKNVKNQKISQDLFVAFSPAKKEQSNKLAKIISDYTDKIIKNGEYKNINKKYGL, via the coding sequence ATGCTTAAGAAAATTTTTATTTTATTTATTCTATTTTTAATTCCTATCAATTCTCATTCGGAAGAAAAAATTGAAAGAGTAATTATTGCGGCTGATGAATGGTGTCCATATAATTGTATTCCTAATTCAAAATATGAAGGCGTATTAGTTGAAATTGCAAGGCAAGCCTTAAAAGAGCATAATATTGAAGTAAAGTATATTACAATGCCTTGGGCAAGGGCGGTGGAGCAGGCTAGATTAGGTAAAATAGATGCGGTATTCGGTGCGTCTAAGCCTGATACGCCTGATTTTATTTTTCCTAAAACACCTCAACAAAAAATGGTCAATGCATTTTATGTAACTGATAAAAATAAAGATTGGAAATATGAAGGAATAAAGTCTTTAGAAAATATGTCTATAGGTGTCATTAATGGCTACAGCTATGGTAATAAAGAGCTTGACGATTATATACTTAAAAACTCTGATTATATTTCAAAAGTTCAAGTTGCAAATGGTGATGAACCTCAATTTCAAAATCTTGTTAAATTAAAAAGGAGTAGAATTGATGCGGTTATAGAAGATGAGAATGTAATGAAATATATTCTTAAAAAATATAAAATTGATGGTGTTTTTAAATCAGAAAAAAATGTTAAAAATCAAAAAATTTCTCAAGATTTATTTGTGGCATTTAGCCCCGCTAAAAAAGAACAATCTAATAAGTTAGCCAAGATAATCTCTGACTATACCGATAAGATAATTAAGAATGGTGAATATAAAAATATAAATAAAAAATATGGGTTGTAA
- a CDS encoding HAMP domain-containing sensor histidine kinase: MLSIDSNTKPTLARKITLLVLIGLIIIFITISALSILIIKDKLNEDFEFKVNYLINNLTNSLAKPIWDLDNIQINEILDGYGKYKFIDHIRLIDEDGKNIIAEIGEHPSDEPDKNYILFPNYRTFVKEITFNYKGEEKIIAKLDLDVNFSQQVNFLENFLLTIFTIASLFFLLLIIYIYRVIKITLIPITSLSNKIAFIGQGEKVVLPSINSDSYEIESLYNALKIYKETNEKYAENLEVEVAKRTYELEEYKNGLEQLIEEQTEHIVKSRDEAIKANNAKSEFLANMSHELRTPMHAIISYSQMGIDKAENIEPSKLLKYFNNINTSANRLLNLVNSLLDLSKLESGKVNLYLDKILISEIADEVLNELESLIKSKAIKIKTNYSEIPKIFLDREKIFRVIMNIISNAVKYSSNGTEIEINIYSNAENLFFSVIDNGQGIPENELEYIFDKFAQSSNTKTGAGGTGLGLAICSEIIKLHNGKIWAENRSDTKGAIFTFTLPVNNEEYMV; the protein is encoded by the coding sequence ATGCTTTCTATTGATTCAAATACTAAGCCGACACTCGCCAGAAAAATCACTCTTCTGGTTTTAATTGGTCTTATAATTATTTTTATAACTATTTCAGCGCTATCAATATTAATCATAAAAGATAAACTCAATGAAGACTTTGAATTCAAAGTAAATTATCTAATAAACAATCTAACAAATTCCTTAGCAAAACCAATTTGGGATTTGGATAATATCCAAATCAATGAAATTCTTGATGGTTATGGTAAATATAAATTTATTGATCATATAAGATTAATCGATGAAGACGGAAAAAATATAATAGCTGAAATTGGTGAACACCCATCAGATGAGCCAGATAAAAATTATATATTATTCCCCAACTATAGGACCTTTGTTAAGGAAATTACATTCAACTATAAAGGTGAGGAAAAAATTATCGCTAAGTTAGATTTAGATGTAAATTTTTCTCAGCAAGTTAATTTTTTAGAAAATTTTTTACTTACTATATTTACAATTGCATCATTATTTTTTCTATTATTAATAATTTATATTTATAGAGTTATTAAAATTACTTTAATACCTATAACTTCTTTAAGTAATAAAATTGCTTTTATAGGGCAGGGTGAAAAGGTTGTTTTACCAAGCATTAACTCTGATTCTTATGAAATTGAATCCCTATATAATGCTCTAAAAATCTACAAAGAAACCAATGAAAAATATGCTGAAAATCTTGAAGTTGAAGTTGCAAAAAGAACTTATGAGTTAGAAGAATATAAAAATGGCCTTGAGCAATTAATTGAAGAGCAAACAGAGCATATAGTAAAAAGTAGAGATGAAGCAATAAAAGCTAATAATGCTAAATCAGAATTTTTAGCAAATATGAGCCATGAACTTAGAACTCCAATGCATGCAATTATTAGTTACTCGCAAATGGGCATTGATAAGGCGGAAAACATTGAGCCATCAAAACTTCTAAAGTATTTTAATAATATAAACACGAGTGCTAATAGATTACTAAATTTGGTGAATTCATTGCTTGATTTATCCAAGCTCGAGTCTGGTAAAGTAAATCTTTATCTTGATAAAATTTTAATTAGTGAAATTGCAGATGAAGTTTTGAATGAGTTGGAATCTCTTATTAAATCAAAAGCAATAAAAATAAAAACTAATTATTCAGAAATTCCAAAAATATTTTTAGATAGGGAAAAAATATTTAGAGTTATTATGAATATCATTTCTAATGCAGTTAAATATTCTAGTAATGGAACAGAAATTGAAATAAACATTTATTCAAACGCAGAAAATTTATTTTTTAGTGTTATTGATAATGGTCAAGGTATTCCTGAGAATGAACTTGAATATATATTTGATAAATTCGCACAAAGCTCAAACACTAAAACGGGAGCAGGTGGAACTGGGCTTGGGCTTGCAATATGCTCAGAGATAATAAAATTACATAATGGTAAAATCTGGGCAGAAAATAGATCTGATACCAAAGGTGCAATTTTTACATTTACACTTCCTGTAAATAATGAAGAATATATGGTATAA
- a CDS encoding response regulator, which produces MENIENLESKKILLVDDEELNLDILQEYLTEEGYQTILAHNGLEGLERLAENPDVSAIILDRMMPAMDGITFMYEIRKNPKFSDLPVVMQTAATSPEQVREGIEAGVFYYLAKPYSKTLLVSILKSALEHNNKFKNFKTEYESQKRALGLLESAVFKFQNLEQARNLSILASGFMPDAEKSLFGLHELTVNAIEHGNLGITYSQKKELLEKGLWRDEIDRLCNSQENLSKFAELHINSNNEFIEIKIKDCGTGFDYKKYLEVDSTRMTDPNGRGIAITKMYAFDEMEYLGSGNIVRCKVIKK; this is translated from the coding sequence ATGGAAAATATAGAAAATCTTGAAAGCAAAAAAATTTTACTCGTTGATGATGAGGAACTAAATTTGGATATTCTACAGGAATATTTAACTGAAGAAGGCTATCAAACAATTTTGGCTCATAATGGCTTGGAAGGGCTTGAAAGGCTCGCTGAAAACCCCGATGTATCAGCAATAATTCTAGATAGAATGATGCCCGCTATGGATGGCATTACTTTTATGTATGAGATTAGAAAAAACCCTAAATTTTCCGATTTACCAGTTGTGATGCAAACTGCAGCGACCTCGCCTGAACAAGTAAGAGAGGGAATTGAAGCTGGTGTTTTTTACTATCTTGCTAAACCTTATTCTAAAACACTCTTAGTATCTATATTAAAATCAGCTTTAGAGCATAATAATAAATTCAAAAATTTTAAGACGGAATATGAAAGCCAAAAGAGAGCTTTAGGGTTATTAGAAAGTGCAGTTTTCAAATTCCAAAATTTAGAGCAAGCAAGAAATCTCTCAATTTTAGCCTCGGGCTTTATGCCAGATGCTGAAAAAAGCTTATTTGGGCTTCATGAATTAACCGTGAATGCAATAGAACACGGAAATTTAGGAATAACTTACAGCCAAAAAAAAGAACTTCTTGAAAAAGGATTATGGCGTGATGAAATTGATAGATTATGCAATTCACAAGAAAATTTATCAAAATTTGCTGAGCTTCATATAAATTCAAATAATGAATTTATAGAAATTAAAATTAAAGATTGCGGAACTGGTTTTGATTATAAAAAATATTTAGAAGTTGATTCTACCAGAATGACCGATCCAAACGGAAGGGGTATCGCCATCACTAAAATGTATGCATTTGATGAAATGGAATATCTTGGAAGTGGTAATATTGTTCGTTGCAAAGTTATAAAAAAATAA
- a CDS encoding penicillin-insensitive murein endopeptidase: MKIFFLILVTFLISQNALAEGQSESIGTHNNGCMLYSAELSKNSQDYKLPRVERGHNYGHPEMVELLEDYSYRVKQMTGKELLIADISKKNGGPVFMLHSSHQTGLDADIWFTLYDAKQNLSSEDIKTLQPLNMADEKGKSVSSFWGSNQEDILKLFAQNDKVDRIFVNYNIKNYYCSKFKNEDWQKKIRPWWGHNEHFHIRLKCPKNSEECISKGQEIKNDGCGSELAWWFSDEAKQPKSKKEAEAKLTEEQILERLPNRCKEILKDEILEVN; the protein is encoded by the coding sequence ATGAAAATATTTTTCTTAATTTTAGTTACATTTTTAATTTCACAAAATGCTTTAGCTGAAGGGCAATCTGAATCTATAGGAACTCATAATAATGGCTGTATGCTTTATTCTGCTGAGTTAAGCAAGAATAGCCAAGATTATAAACTTCCTAGAGTAGAGAGAGGGCATAATTATGGCCACCCTGAAATGGTTGAGTTGCTTGAAGATTATAGCTACCGCGTTAAACAAATGACGGGTAAAGAGCTTCTTATCGCAGATATTTCCAAAAAAAATGGTGGGCCAGTTTTTATGCTTCATTCTTCGCACCAAACGGGGCTTGATGCCGATATTTGGTTTACTCTTTATGATGCTAAACAAAATTTATCCTCTGAGGATATTAAAACTCTGCAACCCTTAAATATGGCAGATGAAAAGGGCAAATCAGTAAGTTCTTTTTGGGGCTCTAATCAGGAAGATATATTAAAACTTTTTGCCCAAAACGATAAAGTGGATAGAATTTTTGTTAATTACAATATCAAAAATTATTATTGCTCAAAATTTAAGAATGAAGATTGGCAGAAGAAAATTCGCCCTTGGTGGGGGCATAATGAGCATTTTCATATTCGTTTGAAGTGTCCAAAAAATTCTGAGGAATGCATTTCAAAAGGGCAAGAAATAAAAAATGATGGCTGTGGCTCTGAGCTTGCTTGGTGGTTTAGCGATGAGGCAAAACAACCAAAATCTAAAAAAGAAGCTGAGGCCAAACTCACAGAAGAACAAATTTTGGAAAGGCTTCCAAATCGCTGCAAAGAAATCCTTAAAGATGAAATTTTAGAGGTTAACTAG
- the lpxI gene encoding UDP-2,3-diacylglucosamine diphosphatase LpxI (LpxI, functionally equivalent to LpxH, replaces it in LPS biosynthesis in a minority of bacteria.), which produces MEKIGIISGSGSLPYEIAEIASKKGIETFFVFLKGSAEETLENLKKNKKKTNIKFAIAEKNFIWSSITNVGKILDFFRENSVQHLLLAGGIKRPPLLSLIPDLTGAKLLKRLISLKNAGDDSALREIIKFLEEHNFSVIGVSDIAPELLTKKGFITKNKPNERQLFDIQKGFEVAKTLGNLDIGQAVIVQDGEVLGVEGAEGTSELIKRCAKLQRGGKGAILVKSCKPSQDKRADLPSIGINTIYLLKDLKFSGVALSAEESIILDFETTKHQAEKDNIFIYSS; this is translated from the coding sequence TTGGAAAAAATAGGTATCATATCTGGATCAGGCAGTTTGCCTTATGAAATTGCTGAAATCGCAAGCAAAAAGGGCATTGAAACTTTTTTTGTTTTTCTGAAAGGTTCAGCAGAAGAAACTCTAGAAAACCTCAAGAAAAATAAGAAAAAAACTAATATAAAATTTGCAATTGCTGAGAAAAATTTTATCTGGTCAAGCATTACAAATGTAGGAAAAATCTTAGATTTTTTTAGAGAAAATTCAGTGCAACATTTACTTCTAGCTGGCGGAATAAAACGCCCTCCCCTGCTCTCGCTAATTCCTGATTTAACAGGTGCAAAATTATTAAAACGATTAATCTCACTTAAAAATGCAGGTGATGATTCTGCTTTAAGAGAAATTATAAAATTTTTGGAAGAGCATAATTTTTCAGTGATAGGTGTTTCTGATATTGCCCCTGAGTTGCTTACAAAAAAAGGCTTTATTACTAAAAACAAACCAAATGAAAGGCAATTATTTGATATTCAAAAAGGCTTTGAAGTTGCAAAAACTCTTGGTAATTTAGATATTGGGCAAGCTGTTATTGTTCAAGATGGTGAGGTTCTTGGCGTTGAAGGTGCGGAAGGAACTTCTGAGCTTATAAAAAGATGTGCCAAACTTCAAAGAGGTGGAAAGGGTGCGATTTTGGTTAAGTCCTGCAAACCTTCGCAAGATAAAAGAGCAGATTTGCCATCTATAGGCATTAACACAATTTATTTATTGAAAGATTTGAAATTCTCTGGCGTTGCCTTAAGCGCAGAAGAATCAATTATTTTGGATTTTGAAACCACCAAGCACCAAGCAGAAAAAGATAATATTTTTATTTATTCTAGTTAA